The proteins below are encoded in one region of Nitrospira sp.:
- a CDS encoding homogentisate 1,2-dioxygenase, translating to MYLVKQGTAPSQAHVGIPDGLHEEEHGRRGFSGPSSHLYRRHPPTGWTRIEGPLRPRAFACEQFSSADFRASDGRAVAMLSSVDARVFLSRRSATMPHFVRNADGDEIVFVHRGRGGFETDYGYLSYEPGDYIVVPKGTTYRVHVDADQGPCLFLIVETPVPVELPDRGLLGHHALFDPGVLGVPTLADMPQDGSGRTEWEVRIKHGDEYTRVYYPFYPMDVMGWKGDLWVAKLNVRDFRPVTSARYHLPPSVHTTFQAGGLLISTFAPRPLESDPSALRVPFYHRNMDYDEVLFYHSGNFFSRAGIDAGMLTLHPQGVHHGPQPQAVKASDGKDRTDEVAVMIESRSPFRVMPELESVELKDYALSWSRP from the coding sequence ATGTACTTGGTGAAGCAAGGCACGGCGCCCAGCCAGGCCCATGTGGGTATTCCAGACGGCTTGCATGAGGAGGAACATGGCCGTCGAGGATTCAGCGGGCCTTCCTCACACCTGTATCGTCGTCATCCCCCGACCGGTTGGACCAGAATCGAAGGCCCCTTGCGCCCTCGGGCGTTTGCGTGCGAGCAATTCTCCTCAGCGGACTTCCGCGCATCGGACGGGAGGGCGGTGGCCATGCTTTCGAGCGTGGACGCCCGCGTGTTCCTTTCGCGCCGGTCGGCCACGATGCCGCATTTCGTGCGCAACGCGGACGGCGACGAGATTGTCTTCGTGCATCGTGGGCGGGGGGGATTCGAAACAGACTACGGGTACCTGAGTTACGAGCCAGGCGACTACATCGTGGTCCCAAAGGGGACCACCTATCGGGTTCATGTCGACGCGGACCAAGGCCCCTGTCTCTTTCTGATCGTCGAGACGCCCGTCCCTGTGGAGTTACCTGATCGAGGGCTGCTGGGTCATCATGCCCTATTCGATCCAGGCGTGCTCGGCGTGCCGACGCTCGCCGACATGCCACAAGATGGAAGTGGTCGGACTGAATGGGAAGTGCGCATCAAACACGGTGATGAATACACGCGCGTCTACTATCCCTTTTATCCCATGGACGTGATGGGGTGGAAAGGGGACCTCTGGGTCGCGAAGTTGAATGTGCGCGATTTTCGTCCCGTGACCAGCGCTCGCTATCACCTGCCGCCCAGTGTGCACACCACGTTCCAAGCCGGGGGTCTGCTTATTTCGACCTTTGCGCCAAGACCTCTCGAAAGCGATCCCAGCGCCCTTCGTGTCCCGTTTTATCATCGCAACATGGATTACGATGAAGTGCTCTTCTATCACAGCGGAAATTTTTTCAGCCGCGCCGGAATCGATGCGGGCATGCTGACCCTCCATCCCCAAGGGGTTCATCATGGACCCCAACCCCAGGCCGTCAAGGCCAGCGACGGCAAAGATCGGACCGATGAGGTGGCCGTCATGATCGAATCCCGAAGCCCCTTCCGAGTCATGCCGGAATTGGAGTCCGTCGAGTTGAAAGACTACGCGCTGAGCTGGAGCCGACCATGA
- the tnaA gene encoding tryptophanase → MKFPSEPFKIKVVEPIRNTTREERDRLLREAGYNLFQVPADSVYVDLLTDSGTSAMSDRQWAGLMLGDESYAGSKNYYHFEAVVRSIFGYRHVIPTHQGRMAENLLFSTVVKPGMVVPNNIHFDTTRANVEHQHADAIDLVVKEAYDPHCDLPFKGNMDLVKLEETITRLGRERIPLVMLTITNNSGGGQPVSMSNIRECRRLLHHYRIPLFFDACRFAENCFFIKEREPGYAETPVLEIARELFGYGDGCTMSAKKDGLVNIGGFLSLNDEQWALDITNMLILVEGFPTYGGLAGRDLEAMARGLEEVLDEQYLRFRIGQVRYLGELLEAGGVPIVKPIGGHAVYLNAKEFLPHISQDQFPAQALAVALYREYGIRGVEIGTVMFGKRDPTTGRHIHPELELVRLAIPRRVYTNMQITYVAESIISLYEKRDSIGGLFMNYAAPVLRHFTARFEELTPAGASVTNA, encoded by the coding sequence GTGAAGTTCCCATCCGAGCCGTTTAAGATCAAAGTCGTCGAACCGATTCGAAACACGACCCGGGAAGAACGCGACCGACTGCTCCGCGAGGCTGGGTACAACCTCTTCCAAGTTCCGGCGGACAGCGTCTATGTCGATCTCCTCACCGACAGCGGCACCTCGGCCATGAGCGACCGTCAATGGGCCGGCCTCATGCTCGGGGACGAATCCTACGCCGGCAGCAAGAACTACTACCACTTCGAGGCGGTCGTGCGTTCCATTTTCGGCTATCGGCACGTCATTCCAACGCACCAGGGCCGCATGGCCGAGAATCTCCTTTTCTCCACCGTCGTCAAGCCGGGCATGGTGGTTCCCAATAACATTCACTTCGACACGACACGGGCGAATGTCGAGCATCAACATGCCGACGCGATCGATCTGGTGGTCAAGGAAGCGTACGACCCGCACTGTGACCTTCCCTTCAAAGGCAACATGGACCTCGTCAAGCTCGAGGAGACCATCACCCGCTTGGGGCGCGAGCGCATTCCGCTCGTCATGCTCACCATCACCAACAACAGCGGAGGCGGCCAGCCGGTGTCCATGTCGAACATCCGCGAGTGCCGGCGGCTCTTGCATCACTATCGCATCCCGTTATTCTTTGACGCCTGCCGATTCGCGGAAAACTGCTTCTTCATCAAGGAACGGGAGCCCGGATACGCGGAAACACCCGTCTTGGAGATCGCGCGCGAACTGTTCGGCTATGGAGACGGCTGTACCATGTCCGCCAAGAAAGACGGCCTCGTGAACATTGGGGGGTTCCTGAGTCTCAATGACGAGCAGTGGGCGTTGGACATTACCAACATGCTGATTCTGGTTGAAGGATTCCCCACCTACGGAGGCCTCGCGGGTCGCGACCTCGAAGCCATGGCCAGGGGATTGGAAGAGGTGCTCGACGAACAATATCTACGGTTCCGAATCGGGCAGGTTCGCTATTTAGGAGAGCTGTTGGAGGCGGGCGGCGTACCCATCGTGAAGCCGATCGGCGGCCACGCTGTCTATCTCAACGCAAAGGAATTCCTCCCGCATATCTCCCAAGATCAGTTCCCGGCACAGGCGCTCGCGGTCGCGCTCTACCGGGAATACGGCATTCGCGGCGTGGAGATCGGCACCGTGATGTTTGGAAAGCGCGATCCTACAACCGGACGTCACATACACCCGGAACTGGAACTGGTCCGGTTGGCTATCCCCCGCCGTGTCTATACAAATATGCAGATTACCTACGTCGCCGAATCGATCATCAGTCTCTACGAGAAGAGGGACTCGATCGGCGGATTGTTCATGAACTATGCGGCCCCGGTCCTTCGCCACTTCACCGCGCGATTCGAGGAACTGACTCCGGCTGGTGCGTCCGTGACGAACGCCTAG
- the yhdH gene encoding quinone oxidoreductase, with product MNTFQALQIHHEQNHERARLVTLRVDDLSPGHVLIAARYSSVNYKDALAVTGHGKIVRRFPLVAGIDVSGVVEASDDPRFRAGEHVLVTGYGLSQDHDGGYAGYVRVPAEWVVPVPEGLGLHEVMALGTAGLTVALAITRMEDNGVRPANGPVVVTGATGGVGCLAVDILAALNYEVVAITGKREASDELVRLGARRIVLRDELEMGRQPLERAQWAGAIDTVGGDVLAWLTRTIFPRGSIASVGLAGGSDLQTTVMPFILRGVSLLGISSANCPMPLRRHCWQRLATDLRPRHLDRIAPETVSLEDVPSVCKRLLAGTHRGRTVVKL from the coding sequence ATGAACACCTTTCAAGCCCTGCAAATTCACCACGAACAGAATCACGAGCGTGCCCGCTTGGTCACCCTCCGTGTCGATGATCTCTCGCCCGGCCACGTTCTCATCGCCGCTCGATACTCAAGCGTCAATTATAAGGATGCGCTGGCGGTGACCGGTCATGGGAAAATCGTACGGCGCTTCCCTCTGGTGGCCGGAATCGACGTCTCGGGAGTAGTCGAGGCTTCCGATGACCCGCGGTTTCGCGCCGGCGAGCACGTTCTAGTCACCGGGTACGGTCTCAGCCAAGATCATGACGGCGGTTATGCCGGGTACGTTCGTGTGCCGGCCGAGTGGGTAGTGCCCGTCCCGGAGGGATTGGGTCTACACGAGGTCATGGCCCTCGGTACGGCAGGGCTCACCGTTGCGCTGGCGATCACGAGAATGGAGGACAATGGAGTGCGCCCGGCCAACGGGCCGGTCGTCGTCACTGGTGCGACCGGTGGAGTCGGCTGTCTGGCGGTCGACATACTGGCAGCCCTGAACTATGAGGTGGTGGCAATCACCGGCAAGCGAGAGGCATCGGACGAGTTGGTGAGACTCGGCGCCCGGCGAATCGTCTTGCGTGATGAATTGGAGATGGGGCGTCAACCGCTGGAACGAGCGCAGTGGGCCGGTGCAATTGACACTGTCGGCGGGGACGTACTGGCATGGCTGACGCGGACCATCTTCCCTCGGGGGAGCATCGCCAGCGTCGGACTCGCGGGCGGGAGTGATCTGCAGACGACGGTGATGCCGTTTATTCTACGAGGCGTCAGTCTGCTGGGCATTTCTTCGGCGAACTGTCCGATGCCCTTGCGCCGGCATTGCTGGCAGCGGCTGGCCACGGATTTGCGCCCGAGACATCTGGATCGTATCGCGCCCGAGACGGTTTCCCTGGAAGACGTTCCGTCGGTCTGCAAACGCCTGCTGGCGGGCACCCATCGCGGACGGACCGTCGTGAAACTCTGA